Proteins encoded by one window of Perca fluviatilis chromosome 13, GENO_Pfluv_1.0, whole genome shotgun sequence:
- the col9a2 gene encoding collagen alpha-2(IX) chain, with protein MAALSALLKTWVILQTLCLALAQVRGPPGPQGQPGPPGPSGMPGSDGIDGDKGPPGPPGPPGQKGEPGEPGPDGAPGENGIDGLIGAKGDRGPIGNPGPKGQPGPSGEPGPPGSGLPGLAGAAGPIGLPGEIGQTGPKGIMGPAGPPGLPGPPGKPGPPGKFIGGEEGSADFQCPLNCPAGPKGPQGLQGVKGHKGRAGVLGEPGSIGKPGPKGEVGISGEQGIPGPPGPMGLRGYPGMMGPKGEAGPRGYKGINGPVGIPGPPGEEGPQGPPGEAGDKGDKGSQGIQGPQGAVGKKGENGLPGIDGKDGTPGIPGIKGSPGQAGMPGPPGPQGTAGLPGSPGSKGGAGAKGEPGPRGHIGMSGAPGPLGEPGLPGVAGMEGVPGPKGDRGQRGEVGPQGIAGKAGNKGERGPIGVPGAQGLSGTKGDKGFQGKVGSKGDDGDPGVEGLAGEKGEKGLSGEPGPKGQQGIRGDPGHNGPTGDPGKPGDVGPPGLPGPRGLSGERGVPGMPGIQGSLGRDASDQHIIEVVLKMLQERLAAVAVSAKRAVLGGAGVMGPPGPPGPPGSPGPQGPHGVPGARGIPGIIGGHGQIGNTGLKGKRGAKGDRGDPGKPHPGPPGPPGIPGPPGVDGVARDGRHGERGPQGSAGEAGRPGKAGPVGLPGFCEAAMCLAASAYTSPRLQEAGTIKGPNV; from the exons AGGGGTCCACCCGGACCTCAGGGCCAGCCTGGCCCACCAGGCCCCTCTGGCATGCCTGGGTCAGACGGCATTGAT ggaGACAAAGGACCACCTGGGCCCCCTGGTCCACCA GGACAAAAGGGAGAGCCAGGAGAGCCAGGTCCCGATGGAGCACCAGGAGAGAATGGCATTGAT GGTTTGATTGGAGCAAAGGGGGATCGAGGTCCTATTGGAAATCCTGGCCCTAAG GGTCAACCTGGACCAAGTGGTGAACCTGGACCTCCT GGATCCGGCCTTCCAGGACTGGCT gGTGCTGCAGGGCCAATTGGTCTTCCAGGTGAAATTGGACAAACTGGACCAAAG GGTATCATGGGACCAGCTGGACCCCCAGGACTTCCTGGACCTCCTGGCAAGCCA GGTCCTCCAGGGAAGTTCATCGGTGGAGAAGAGGGAAGTGCCGACTTCCAG TGTCCTCTTAACTGTCCAGCAGGACCTAAAGGCCCCCAGGGACTGCAGGGAGTCAAG GGACACAAAGGACGTGCTGGGGTTCTCGGAGAGCCTGGTAGCATAGGAAAACCG GGTCCCAAGGGAGAAGTGGGCATCTCTGGGGAACAGGGCATCCCAGGACCTCCG GGTCCAATGGGTCTGAGGGGTTATCCAGGAATGATGGGTCCTAAAGGGGAAGCA GGGCCTCGTGGTTACAAGGGCATCAACGGACCTGTAGGAATTCCTGGACCTCCt GGTGAGGAGGGACCTCAGGGACCACCCGGAGAGGCAGGAGACAAGGGAGACAAA GGCAGCCAAGGTATCCAGGGCCCACAGGGTGCGGTTGGCAAAAAGGGAGAGAAT GGTCTGCCAGGTATTGATGGAAAAGATGGCACACCTGGTATTCCTGGAATCAAG GGCAGCCCCGGCCAGGCTGGGATGCCTGGTCCTCCTGGTCCTCAGGGTACAGCG GGATTGCCTGGCAGCCCGGGGTCCAAAGGTGGAGCTGGAGCTAAG GGCGAGCCTGGACCTAGGGGTCACATTGGCATGTCTGGTGCCCCCGGACCTCTg GGTGAGCCTGGTCTTCCTGGTGTGGCTGGTATGGAAGGTGTTCCTGGACCCAAG GGTGACAGAGGCCAGCGCGGAGAAGTTGGACCACAGGGAATAGCCGGCAAGGCT GGAaacaaaggagagagaggaccaATCGGTGTTCCAGGGGCCCAGGGTCTCAGTGGAACCAAAGGagacaag GGCTTCCAAGGAAAAGTCGGGTCAAAGGGAGACGAT GGTGACCCTGGCGTTGAGGGATTGGCTGGCGAGAAAGGTGAAAAG GGTTTGTCTGGTGAACCCGGGCCCAAAGGACAG CAAGGAATTAGGGGTGATCCAGGACACAATGGACCTACTGGAGACCCTGGTAAACCTGGAGACGTGGGACCACCAGGACTGCCCGGTCCTAGGGGACTCAGTGGAGAGCGAGGAGTACCCGGCATGCCAGGCATTCAGGGATCACTA GGACGCGATGCATCTGACCAGCATATCATTGAAGTGGTGTTGAAGATGTTGCAGG AGAGGCTAGCTGCGGTGGCGGTGAGCGCCAAGAGGGCTGTGCTCGGTGGAGCAGGTGTGATGGGACCTCCCGGGCCCCCTGGCCCTCCAGGGTCACCTGGTCCTCAGGGGCCACATGGCGTACCTGGAGCCCGTGGCATTCCTGGCATCATTGGAGGACATGGACAGATTGGAAACACAGGACTTAAAG GAAAGAGAGGGGCAAAGGGAGATAGAGGAGATCCTGGGAAACCCCACCCAGGACCACCAGGACCCCCAGGAATACCAG GTCCTCCCGGTGTCGACGGTGTGGCTCGGGACGGTAGACACGGCGAGAGAGGACCTCAGGGATCAGCCGGAGAGGCCGGTCGTCCCGGTAAGGCGGGTCCGGTAGGTCTCCCAGGCTTTTGCGAGGCGGCGATGTGTCTGGCTGCATCAGCTTACACCTCCCCGAGGCTACAGGAGGCGGGAACAATCAAAGGACCCAATGTTTAG